Proteins encoded within one genomic window of Pectobacterium araliae:
- the sdhD gene encoding succinate dehydrogenase membrane anchor subunit → MVSNASALGRNGVHDWLLIRASAIVIVLYVIYIIGFIATAGDITYEIWRGFFAMALTKVFTLLTLFSILVHAWIGMWQVLTDYIKPLALRLTLQLAIVVALLVYVIYGTVVVWGA, encoded by the coding sequence ATGGTAAGCAATGCTTCTGCGTTAGGACGCAATGGCGTACACGATTGGCTACTGATTCGCGCTTCTGCCATTGTTATCGTTCTTTATGTTATTTATATCATTGGTTTTATTGCTACGGCTGGCGACATCACTTATGAAATCTGGCGTGGTTTCTTCGCGATGGCCCTCACCAAAGTATTCACACTGCTAACGTTATTTTCCATTCTGGTTCATGCCTGGATAGGGATGTGGCAAGTGCTAACCGACTACATTAAACCGCTGGCCTTACGCCTGACTTTACAGTTGGCAATTGTGGTAGCGCTGTTGGTGTACGTCATTTATGGAACTGTTGTGGTGTGGGGTGCGTGA
- the pxpA gene encoding 5-oxoprolinase subunit PxpA has translation MIIDLNADLGEGGENDEALLKLVTSANIACGFHAGDAQTMRQSVRWGIGYGVALGAHPSFLDRENFGRKAMNVPADVVFAQMVYQLGALSAIVAAEGGTLSHVKPHGMLYNQSASQPGLADAVAKAVKVVNPTLRLVGLAGSELIRAGKRLGLETRQEVFSDRCYLPDGALVPRTQAGALINSDELALAQTLEMIQRQRVRAIDGSWVNVQADTVCIHGDGQHALLFARKLRNCFSQHQIAVAAA, from the coding sequence ATGATTATTGATCTGAATGCCGATTTGGGCGAGGGCGGTGAGAACGATGAAGCGCTGCTGAAGCTGGTGACGTCGGCCAACATTGCCTGTGGTTTTCACGCTGGTGATGCGCAGACCATGCGCCAGTCAGTACGTTGGGGGATTGGCTATGGGGTCGCGCTTGGTGCTCACCCAAGTTTTCTCGATCGTGAAAATTTTGGTCGCAAGGCGATGAATGTGCCCGCAGACGTTGTTTTTGCGCAGATGGTCTATCAACTTGGTGCGCTCAGTGCGATCGTTGCTGCCGAAGGCGGAACGCTGTCGCACGTTAAGCCCCATGGGATGCTTTACAATCAGTCTGCCAGCCAGCCAGGGTTAGCCGATGCAGTAGCCAAGGCGGTGAAGGTCGTCAATCCGACATTGCGTTTGGTTGGGTTGGCGGGAAGTGAATTAATCCGAGCCGGAAAACGACTGGGGCTAGAAACACGTCAGGAAGTGTTCTCCGATCGTTGCTATCTACCCGACGGGGCGTTGGTGCCGCGCACTCAGGCTGGGGCGTTGATTAACAGCGATGAACTGGCGCTGGCACAGACGTTGGAAATGATTCAACGCCAGCGGGTCAGGGCGATCGACGGTTCCTGGGTCAACGTACAAGCGGATACCGTCTGTATTCACGGCGATGGACAACACGCGCTGCTGTTTGCCCGTAAGCTGCGTAACTGCTTTAGCCAGCATCAGATCGCTGTTGCGGCGGCATAA
- the sucA gene encoding 2-oxoglutarate dehydrogenase E1 component, whose protein sequence is MQNGAMKAWLDSSYLAGANQSYIEQLYEDFLTDPDSIEHSWRSIFQQLPTSGVKPDQLHSKTREYFRRLAKDASRFTSSVTDPDIDAKQVKVLQLINAFRFRGHQQANLDPIFLRPQEPVAELDLDYHNLTQDDLQESFNVGSFAIGKDTMKLEDLYDALKRTYCGSIGAEYMHMTSTEEKRWIQQRIESVMGQPSFTVEEKRRFLKELTAAEGLERYLGAKYPGAKRFSLEGGDALVPMLKELIRHAGSNDTREVVLGMAHRGRLNVLINVLGKKSQDLFDEFAGKHKEHLGTGDVKYHQGFSSEFETAGGLVHLALAFNPSHLEIVSPVVTGSVRARLDRLNSQSGPRVLPITIHGDAAVSGQGVVQELLNMSTVRGYEVGGTLRIVINNRIGFTTSNPLDIRSTEYCTDIGKMVQAPIFHVNADDPEAVAFVTRLALDFRNAFKRDVFIDLICYRRHGHNEADEPSATQPMMYQKIKKHPTPRKVYADRLEQEKTITLEDATEMVNLYRDALDAGECVVEEWREMDMQSFTWTPYLNHDWDEPYPHATEMKRLQELAKRISEVPEGIDVHPRVAKVYADRAEMAAGNKPFDWGGAETLAYATLVDEGIPIRLSGEDSGRGTFFHRHAVVHNQINGSSYTPLNHVHNGQGEFNVWDSVLSEEAILAFEYGYATAEPRTLTIWEAQFGDFANGAQVVIDQFISSGEQKWGRMCGLVMLLPHGYEGQGPEHSSARLERYLQLCAEQNMQVCIPSTPAQVYHMLRRQALRGMRRPLVVMSPKSLLRHPLAISSLDELANGSFQPAIGEVEALDPAAVKRVVLCSGKVYYDLLEQRRKNEQKDVAIVRIEQLYPFPHQSVQAALEPFAHVHDFVWCQEEPLNQGAWYCSQHHFREVIPFGASLRYAGRPASASPAVGYMSVHQKQQQDLVDDALNVD, encoded by the coding sequence ATGCAGAACGGCGCGATGAAGGCCTGGCTGGATTCCTCCTATTTGGCGGGTGCGAATCAGTCCTACATAGAGCAACTCTATGAAGATTTTTTAACCGATCCTGACTCGATCGAACATAGCTGGCGCTCGATCTTCCAGCAATTGCCTACGAGTGGGGTCAAACCGGATCAACTCCATTCAAAAACGCGTGAATATTTCCGCCGTCTGGCGAAAGACGCTTCGCGCTTTACCTCGTCAGTCACCGATCCCGATATTGATGCTAAGCAGGTTAAGGTATTGCAGCTGATCAATGCGTTCCGCTTCCGTGGACATCAGCAGGCTAACCTGGACCCGATCTTCCTGCGCCCGCAGGAACCCGTTGCAGAACTGGATCTGGATTACCATAACCTGACGCAGGATGACCTACAGGAATCCTTCAACGTGGGGTCTTTTGCCATTGGCAAAGACACCATGAAGCTGGAAGATCTGTATGACGCGCTGAAACGCACCTATTGCGGTTCTATCGGTGCGGAATATATGCATATGACCAGCACGGAAGAAAAACGCTGGATACAGCAACGCATCGAGTCGGTAATGGGGCAGCCGTCATTTACGGTAGAAGAAAAGCGCCGTTTCCTGAAAGAGCTAACCGCAGCCGAAGGACTAGAACGTTATCTGGGTGCCAAGTACCCCGGTGCCAAGCGTTTCTCGCTAGAAGGTGGTGATGCACTGGTTCCGATGCTGAAAGAGCTGATTCGCCATGCAGGCTCAAACGACACTCGCGAAGTGGTATTGGGGATGGCGCACCGCGGTCGTCTCAACGTACTGATCAACGTGTTGGGTAAAAAATCGCAGGATCTGTTCGACGAGTTTGCCGGTAAGCATAAAGAACACTTGGGTACAGGTGACGTGAAATATCATCAGGGCTTCTCATCTGAATTTGAGACGGCTGGTGGTCTGGTGCATCTGGCGCTGGCGTTCAACCCATCGCACCTGGAAATCGTCAGCCCGGTCGTGACGGGGTCGGTTCGTGCGCGTCTTGACCGCCTGAATAGCCAGAGTGGTCCGCGTGTTTTGCCCATCACCATTCACGGCGATGCGGCAGTCAGCGGTCAGGGGGTCGTGCAGGAACTGTTGAATATGTCGACGGTGCGCGGCTACGAAGTTGGCGGTACGCTGCGTATTGTTATTAACAACCGTATCGGCTTTACGACCTCTAACCCGCTGGATATCCGTTCCACCGAATACTGTACCGATATCGGTAAAATGGTGCAGGCACCGATTTTCCACGTTAATGCAGACGATCCAGAAGCGGTAGCGTTTGTTACGCGTCTGGCGCTGGATTTCCGCAACGCCTTCAAGCGCGATGTGTTCATCGATTTGATTTGTTATCGTCGTCATGGTCATAACGAAGCTGATGAACCAAGTGCAACGCAGCCGATGATGTACCAGAAGATCAAAAAACACCCTACGCCACGTAAGGTGTATGCCGATCGTCTGGAACAGGAAAAAACCATCACGCTGGAAGATGCTACTGAAATGGTCAACCTGTACCGTGATGCGCTGGATGCGGGCGAATGCGTGGTGGAGGAATGGCGTGAGATGGATATGCAGTCCTTTACCTGGACGCCGTATCTGAACCATGACTGGGATGAACCTTATCCGCACGCCACGGAAATGAAACGTTTGCAGGAACTGGCGAAGCGTATCAGTGAAGTGCCAGAAGGGATTGACGTTCATCCTCGCGTTGCCAAAGTTTATGCTGACCGTGCTGAGATGGCCGCGGGTAACAAACCGTTCGACTGGGGCGGGGCAGAAACACTGGCCTACGCGACGCTGGTCGATGAAGGTATTCCGATTCGTCTGTCTGGTGAAGACAGCGGACGCGGTACGTTCTTCCATCGTCATGCTGTTGTGCATAACCAGATAAATGGTTCAAGCTATACGCCGTTGAACCATGTGCATAACGGGCAGGGGGAGTTCAATGTTTGGGACTCCGTACTATCCGAAGAAGCGATACTGGCGTTTGAATACGGTTATGCCACCGCAGAACCGCGCACGCTGACCATTTGGGAAGCGCAGTTTGGTGATTTTGCCAACGGTGCGCAAGTGGTGATCGACCAGTTCATCAGCTCCGGTGAGCAGAAGTGGGGTCGGATGTGTGGCCTGGTCATGCTGTTGCCGCACGGTTACGAAGGGCAAGGTCCAGAGCACTCGTCTGCCAGGCTGGAACGCTATCTGCAACTGTGTGCAGAACAAAATATGCAGGTCTGTATTCCATCAACGCCCGCACAGGTTTATCACATGCTTCGCCGTCAGGCGCTACGCGGTATGCGCCGTCCGCTGGTGGTCATGTCGCCAAAATCTCTGTTGCGCCACCCGCTGGCGATCTCTTCACTGGATGAACTAGCCAATGGTTCCTTCCAGCCAGCGATTGGTGAAGTTGAAGCATTAGATCCAGCAGCCGTGAAGCGTGTCGTGCTTTGTTCCGGTAAGGTCTACTATGATTTGCTGGAACAGCGCCGTAAGAACGAACAAAAAGATGTTGCGATCGTTCGTATCGAACAGCTTTATCCGTTCCCACATCAGTCCGTTCAAGCGGCACTGGAACCGTTTGCCCATGTTCATGATTTCGTGTGGTGTCAGGAAGAACCGCTGAATCAGGGAGCCTGGTATTGCAGTCAGCACCATTTCCGTGAAGTGATTCCGTTTGGGGCTTCTTTACGTTACGCAGGACGCCCGGCATCTGCATCACCCGCCGTTGGCTATATGTCCGTACACCAGAAACAACAGCAAGATCTGGTTGATGACGCGCTGAACGTTGATTAA
- a CDS encoding citrate synthase gives MADKKATLTLEGKEPIELNVLSGTLGYDEIDIRPLGSKGYFTFDPGFTSTASCESKITYIDGDEGILLHRGFPIAQLAEKSNYLEVSYILLFGEVPTVEQYETFKTTVTRHTMIHEQITRLFHGFRRDSHPMAVLCGVTGALAAFYHDSLDISIERHREIAAYRLLSKMPTVAAMCYKYSLGQPFVYPKNNLSYAGNFLHMMFSTPCEEYVVNPVLERAMDRILILHADHEQNASTSTVRTAGSSGANPFACIAAGIASLWGPAHGGANEACLRMLEEISSVEHIPAFIERAKDKNDSFRLMGFGHRVYKNHDPRATVMRETCHEVLKELGRKDDLLEVAMELENIALNDPYFIEKKLYPNVDFYSGIILKAMGIPSSMFTVIFAMARTVGWIAHWNEMHDDGIKIARPRQLYTGYDKRDFSSNLKHD, from the coding sequence ATGGCTGATAAAAAAGCAACACTTACCCTAGAAGGTAAAGAACCGATTGAGCTAAATGTCCTATCCGGTACGCTAGGATATGATGAGATTGATATTCGTCCCCTCGGTTCCAAAGGTTACTTCACATTTGACCCTGGCTTTACCTCTACCGCATCTTGCGAATCAAAAATTACCTATATCGACGGCGATGAAGGCATCCTGCTGCATCGCGGCTTCCCGATTGCCCAACTGGCTGAAAAATCGAATTATCTTGAAGTGTCTTACATCCTGTTGTTCGGTGAAGTCCCAACGGTCGAACAGTATGAAACGTTCAAAACTACCGTAACTCGTCACACCATGATCCATGAACAGATTACCCGTCTGTTCCACGGTTTCCGCCGTGATTCACATCCAATGGCCGTTTTATGCGGTGTCACCGGTGCACTGGCGGCGTTTTACCACGATTCTCTCGACATTAGTATCGAGCGCCACCGCGAAATCGCGGCTTATCGCCTGCTGTCGAAAATGCCGACCGTCGCAGCGATGTGTTATAAATATTCACTGGGTCAGCCATTTGTTTATCCAAAAAATAACCTGTCCTACGCGGGTAATTTCCTGCACATGATGTTCTCCACTCCTTGTGAAGAATATGTTGTGAATCCGGTGCTGGAACGCGCCATGGATCGTATTCTTATCCTGCATGCCGATCACGAACAAAACGCCTCGACGTCTACCGTGCGTACGGCGGGTTCGTCCGGTGCAAATCCATTTGCCTGTATCGCCGCGGGGATCGCCTCGCTGTGGGGACCGGCACACGGCGGCGCGAACGAAGCCTGCCTGCGGATGCTGGAAGAAATCAGCAGCGTGGAACACATCCCTGCGTTTATCGAACGTGCAAAAGACAAGAACGACTCCTTCCGCCTGATGGGCTTCGGCCACCGTGTGTATAAAAACCACGATCCGCGCGCCACCGTCATGCGTGAAACCTGCCATGAAGTGCTGAAAGAATTGGGCAGAAAAGATGATCTGCTGGAAGTGGCGATGGAGTTGGAAAACATCGCACTGAACGATCCGTACTTTATCGAGAAGAAACTGTATCCTAACGTGGACTTCTACTCCGGTATCATCCTGAAAGCGATGGGTATTCCGTCTTCCATGTTTACCGTTATCTTCGCGATGGCACGTACTGTAGGCTGGATTGCGCACTGGAACGAAATGCACGACGACGGCATCAAGATTGCCCGTCCACGTCAGCTGTATACCGGCTACGACAAACGTGATTTCTCGTCCAACCTGAAACACGATTAA
- the pxpC gene encoding 5-oxoprolinase subunit PxpC: MLKVIHAGLHTSVQDGGRVGFRRLGISQSGALDLPALKMANLLVGNEENAAALEITLGKFSATFTTACWVALTGADCHAELDGKPLWTGWRFAAKPGQTLKMRLPRNGMRSYLSLSGGVDVPEALGSRSTDLKAGFGGFDGRLLRDGDELPLGTPTRELTREAGIKQLLFGNRVRALPGPEYQEFSEEMQELFWRTSWQLSPQSNRMGYRLVGAELQRTTSSGNKPRELPSHGLLPGVVQIPHNGHPIVLLADAQTTGGYPRIASVIEADLFHLAQIRLGEPIHFIHCTPAQAQKAAEEQRRYLEQLAWRLHDY; the protein is encoded by the coding sequence ATGCTGAAAGTTATCCATGCCGGATTGCATACTTCAGTGCAGGACGGCGGCCGCGTCGGCTTTCGCCGTTTGGGTATCAGCCAGTCAGGCGCGCTCGATCTGCCTGCCCTGAAAATGGCCAACTTGCTCGTTGGCAACGAGGAGAATGCCGCTGCGTTGGAAATTACACTGGGCAAGTTTAGTGCAACGTTTACCACGGCCTGCTGGGTGGCGCTGACCGGGGCGGATTGTCATGCTGAGTTGGATGGAAAGCCGCTCTGGACAGGCTGGCGTTTCGCCGCGAAACCGGGGCAGACGTTGAAAATGCGTCTGCCGCGTAACGGAATGCGTAGCTATTTGTCCTTGTCCGGCGGTGTGGATGTGCCGGAAGCGCTTGGCTCGCGCAGTACCGATTTGAAGGCCGGTTTTGGTGGTTTTGACGGACGTTTATTGAGGGATGGCGATGAACTCCCGCTGGGAACACCCACTCGCGAACTGACGCGAGAAGCGGGTATCAAGCAACTGTTGTTTGGCAACCGCGTGCGGGCATTGCCGGGGCCGGAGTATCAGGAATTCAGTGAAGAGATGCAGGAACTGTTCTGGCGGACTTCCTGGCAGTTGAGTCCGCAAAGTAACCGCATGGGTTACCGTTTGGTGGGAGCTGAGCTACAGCGTACTACGTCATCAGGTAATAAACCGCGCGAGCTGCCTTCACATGGGCTACTACCGGGCGTCGTCCAGATTCCCCACAACGGTCATCCTATTGTATTGCTGGCGGATGCGCAGACCACTGGTGGTTACCCGCGTATTGCGAGTGTGATTGAAGCTGATTTATTCCATTTGGCGCAAATCCGGCTCGGTGAACCGATACATTTTATTCACTGTACGCCGGCTCAGGCGCAAAAAGCCGCAGAAGAACAGCGGCGTTACCTCGAACAATTGGCGTGGAGGCTGCATGATTATTGA
- the nei gene encoding endonuclease VIII codes for MPEGPEIRRAADKLVEAVVGKTLTRVWFAFPELKPYEAELIGQQVRQIETRGKALLTYFSNERVLYSHNQLYGVWRVVNAGESPETKRDLRVRLETQDRAILLYSASDIEMLTPETLSTHPFLQRIGPDVLDLSLTPEQVCERLLLPRFRRRQFSGLLLDQAFLAGLGNYLRVEILWQARLAPQHTAAQLNEEQLQMLSRALLDIPRLSYTTRGTVDDNRHHGAIFSFKVFHREGERCERCGGMIERTMLSSRPFYWCPHCQR; via the coding sequence ATGCCGGAAGGACCGGAAATTCGCCGGGCGGCCGATAAATTGGTTGAGGCAGTAGTCGGGAAAACGTTGACGCGTGTCTGGTTTGCATTTCCAGAACTGAAGCCATACGAAGCAGAATTGATCGGGCAACAGGTCAGGCAGATTGAAACGCGCGGGAAGGCGCTGCTGACTTACTTTAGCAACGAGCGGGTGTTGTATAGCCATAATCAGCTGTATGGCGTGTGGCGAGTGGTGAATGCGGGCGAGTCGCCGGAAACAAAACGGGATTTGCGCGTCCGACTGGAAACGCAGGATCGCGCCATTCTGCTTTACAGCGCGTCAGATATTGAAATGCTGACGCCGGAGACGCTCTCGACGCATCCTTTTCTACAACGAATTGGCCCGGATGTGTTGGATCTTTCGCTGACGCCGGAGCAGGTGTGTGAGCGCTTGTTATTACCGCGTTTTCGTCGTCGCCAATTCAGTGGGTTGCTGCTGGATCAGGCTTTTCTCGCGGGGTTGGGGAATTATCTGCGCGTCGAGATTCTGTGGCAGGCTCGGTTAGCCCCCCAACATACGGCAGCACAGTTGAATGAAGAACAGTTACAGATGCTGAGTCGGGCATTGCTGGATATTCCTCGGTTGTCTTACACCACGCGCGGCACGGTTGATGACAATCGACACCATGGGGCGATTTTTTCGTTCAAGGTTTTCCATCGTGAAGGGGAACGCTGTGAGCGCTGCGGCGGAATGATTGAAAGAACGATGCTGTCATCGCGCCCGTTTTATTGGTGCCCGCACTGCCAGAGGTAG
- the sdhA gene encoding succinate dehydrogenase flavoprotein subunit produces the protein MNLPVREFDAVVVGAGGAGMRAALQISQMGLSCALLSKVFPTRSHTVSAQGGITVALGNTHEDNWEWHMYDTVKGSDYIGDQDAIEYMCKTGPEAILELEHMGLPFSRLDDGSIYQRPFGGQSKNFGGEQAARTAAAADRTGHALLHTLYQQNLKNHTTIFSEWYALDLVKNQDGAVVGCTAICIETGEVVYFKAKATVLATGGAGRIYQSTTNAHINTGDGVGMALRAGVPLQDMEMWQFHPTGIAGAGVLVTEGCRGEGGYLLNKHGERFMERYAPNAKDLAGRDVVARSIMIEIREGRGCEGPWGPHAKLKLDHLGKDVLESRLPGILELSRTFAHVDPVKEPIPVIPTCHYMMGGIPTKVSGQALTVNEKGEDVVIPGLFAVGEIACVSVHGANRLGGNSLLDLVVFGRSAGIHLQESLDEQGESRDASESDIEASLDRLNRWNNTRSGEDPVEIRKALQSCMQNNFSVFREGDAMAKGLEELKVIRERLKNARLDDTSSEFNTQRIECLELDNLMETAYATAVSANFRTESRGAHSRFDYPERDDENWLCHSLYLPQTDSMTRREVNMQPKLRPAFPPKIRTY, from the coding sequence ATGAATTTGCCAGTCAGAGAATTTGATGCAGTCGTTGTAGGTGCGGGTGGCGCAGGTATGCGCGCCGCGCTGCAAATCTCCCAAATGGGCCTGTCCTGTGCCCTATTATCTAAAGTGTTCCCAACCCGTTCTCATACCGTGTCCGCGCAGGGCGGTATTACCGTTGCGCTGGGCAACACCCATGAGGACAACTGGGAATGGCACATGTATGACACCGTAAAAGGGTCGGATTACATTGGCGATCAGGATGCCATTGAATATATGTGTAAAACCGGCCCAGAAGCGATTCTGGAACTGGAACACATGGGGTTACCGTTCTCCCGTCTGGATGATGGCAGTATTTATCAGCGTCCGTTCGGTGGTCAATCTAAGAATTTTGGCGGCGAGCAGGCTGCACGTACCGCCGCAGCCGCTGACCGTACCGGTCATGCATTACTGCATACGCTGTATCAGCAGAACCTGAAAAATCACACCACTATTTTCTCCGAGTGGTATGCCCTCGATCTGGTGAAAAATCAGGATGGTGCGGTTGTCGGTTGTACCGCGATCTGTATCGAAACCGGTGAAGTTGTCTATTTCAAAGCGAAAGCAACCGTGCTAGCAACCGGCGGTGCGGGGCGTATCTATCAGTCCACCACCAATGCGCACATTAATACTGGCGACGGTGTGGGCATGGCATTGCGTGCGGGTGTTCCGTTGCAGGACATGGAAATGTGGCAGTTCCATCCAACCGGGATTGCGGGGGCGGGTGTGCTGGTCACCGAAGGCTGTCGTGGTGAAGGCGGCTATTTGCTGAATAAGCACGGTGAGCGTTTTATGGAACGCTATGCGCCAAACGCGAAAGATCTGGCGGGTCGTGATGTGGTTGCCCGTTCTATTATGATCGAGATTCGTGAAGGCCGTGGCTGTGAAGGCCCGTGGGGACCACACGCCAAACTGAAGCTGGATCACTTGGGTAAAGACGTTTTGGAATCTCGGCTGCCGGGCATTTTGGAGCTGTCGCGCACGTTTGCCCACGTCGATCCGGTAAAAGAGCCGATCCCGGTTATCCCAACCTGCCACTATATGATGGGCGGTATTCCGACCAAAGTGAGCGGTCAAGCGTTGACGGTGAATGAGAAAGGCGAAGATGTGGTGATCCCAGGGCTGTTTGCCGTGGGTGAAATTGCCTGTGTATCGGTCCATGGTGCTAACCGTCTGGGGGGCAACTCGTTGCTCGACCTGGTGGTATTTGGTCGTTCAGCCGGTATTCATTTGCAAGAATCGCTAGATGAGCAGGGCGAAAGCCGTGATGCCAGCGAATCCGATATTGAAGCATCGCTCGACCGCCTCAATCGCTGGAACAATACTCGCTCCGGTGAAGATCCGGTTGAAATCCGTAAAGCGCTGCAATCCTGTATGCAGAACAACTTCTCGGTCTTCCGTGAAGGCGATGCGATGGCTAAAGGGTTAGAAGAGCTGAAAGTGATCCGTGAACGCCTGAAAAATGCGCGACTGGATGACACCTCAAGCGAGTTCAACACCCAGCGCATCGAGTGTCTGGAGCTGGATAACCTGATGGAAACCGCGTATGCGACGGCGGTCTCTGCTAACTTCCGTACTGAAAGCCGTGGCGCACACAGCCGCTTCGACTACCCAGAGCGCGACGATGAAAATTGGCTGTGCCATTCGTTGTATCTGCCGCAAACCGACAGCATGACACGCCGTGAGGTGAACATGCAGCCTAAACTGCGTCCGGCGTTCCCGCCGAAAATACGTACTTATTAA
- the sdhC gene encoding succinate dehydrogenase cytochrome b556 subunit, with the protein MGKSVKKQRPVNLELQTIQFPVTAIASILHRVSGVITFVAVGILLWLLGTSLSSEEGFLRAAEIMDSFIVKFIVWGILVALAYHIVGGLRHLLMDFGYIEEDLAAGKRSANISFIITVVLSILAGVLVW; encoded by the coding sequence GTGGGCAAATCTGTGAAAAAACAAAGACCTGTCAATCTGGAATTGCAGACGATCCAGTTTCCCGTTACTGCGATAGCATCTATTCTTCATCGCGTCTCCGGCGTTATCACCTTTGTCGCTGTCGGTATTTTACTGTGGCTGTTAGGCACTTCTCTTTCCTCAGAGGAAGGGTTCCTGCGTGCCGCGGAAATTATGGATAGCTTCATCGTCAAATTTATCGTTTGGGGCATCCTCGTTGCGTTGGCTTATCACATTGTTGGTGGTTTACGTCACCTGTTGATGGATTTTGGCTATATAGAAGAAGACCTTGCCGCAGGTAAACGTTCTGCAAATATCTCCTTTATTATTACTGTCGTGCTTTCAATTCTGGCTGGAGTCCTCGTATGGTAA
- the pcp gene encoding pyroglutamyl-peptidase I → MKTVLITAFEPFAGEAINPSWEAVKVLHQREVGGARVVACRLSCVFDLSLEQLYRAMAEWQPEVVIAVGQAGGSADISVERVAININDARIPDNRGNQPIDTPVVENGPAAYFSTLPVKALVQALRVAGIPASVSQTAGTFVCNHVMYGLLHHLHQQGDVVRGGFVHIPYSPEQGARHPGEPSMPTSLVTTALEVMIKQSLMQQADVALTGGALH, encoded by the coding sequence ATGAAAACCGTTTTAATTACGGCGTTTGAACCTTTTGCGGGTGAAGCGATTAACCCCTCTTGGGAAGCGGTAAAAGTCCTTCATCAGCGGGAGGTCGGCGGTGCCCGCGTGGTGGCTTGCCGTTTATCTTGCGTTTTTGACCTGTCATTGGAACAGCTTTACCGTGCGATGGCTGAATGGCAGCCGGAAGTGGTGATCGCAGTGGGGCAGGCTGGAGGGAGCGCCGATATTTCCGTCGAACGCGTGGCGATCAACATTAATGATGCGCGAATTCCTGATAATCGAGGCAATCAGCCGATTGATACGCCCGTGGTGGAAAATGGGCCAGCGGCGTATTTCTCGACGCTGCCAGTAAAAGCGCTAGTGCAGGCATTACGCGTGGCGGGTATCCCCGCGTCGGTGTCGCAAACGGCGGGAACGTTTGTCTGCAACCATGTGATGTATGGACTCTTACATCATCTTCATCAACAGGGTGATGTGGTGCGCGGCGGATTTGTGCATATTCCCTATTCACCAGAACAGGGCGCACGACACCCCGGTGAACCGAGCATGCCAACCTCATTAGTCACAACGGCATTAGAAGTGATGATTAAGCAGTCGCTGATGCAGCAGGCGGATGTGGCGCTGACGGGGGGGGCATTACATTAG
- a CDS encoding succinate dehydrogenase iron-sulfur subunit → MKVEFSIYRYNPDVDDAPRMQDYQLEAEEGRDMMLLDALMLLKEQDPTLSFRRSCREGVCGSDGVNMNGKNGLACITPVSALRRGNNKIVIRPLPGLPVVRDLVVDMGQFYAQYEKIKPYLLNNGKNPPAREHLQSPEQRAKLDGLYECIMCACCSTSCPSFWWNPDKFVGPAGLLAAYRFLIDSRDTETTSRLDGLDDAFSVFRCHGIMNCVNVCPKGLNPTKAIGHIKSMLLHRSA, encoded by the coding sequence ATGAAAGTCGAATTTTCCATTTATCGTTACAACCCGGATGTTGATGATGCTCCGCGGATGCAGGATTATCAGTTGGAGGCGGAAGAAGGCCGCGACATGATGCTGCTGGATGCGCTGATGCTGCTGAAAGAGCAAGATCCAACGCTGTCATTTCGTCGTTCCTGCCGTGAAGGCGTCTGCGGTTCCGATGGCGTTAACATGAACGGCAAAAATGGGCTGGCCTGTATTACGCCCGTTTCCGCGTTGCGGCGTGGAAACAACAAAATTGTTATCCGTCCTTTACCTGGATTACCGGTTGTCCGTGATTTGGTAGTGGACATGGGACAGTTCTATGCTCAATATGAGAAAATAAAGCCTTACCTGTTGAATAATGGGAAAAATCCGCCAGCGCGCGAGCATCTGCAATCGCCGGAACAGCGTGCCAAGCTGGATGGGTTGTATGAATGCATCATGTGTGCCTGCTGTTCAACGTCTTGCCCGTCGTTCTGGTGGAACCCGGACAAGTTTGTCGGGCCTGCGGGATTGCTGGCGGCGTACCGTTTCCTAATTGACAGCCGTGATACGGAAACCACGTCACGACTGGACGGTCTGGACGATGCATTCAGCGTTTTCCGCTGCCACGGCATCATGAACTGCGTCAACGTGTGTCCGAAAGGGTTAAACCCGACCAAGGCTATTGGCCATATTAAATCGATGCTGTTGCACCGTAGCGCGTAA